AGCCAACAGGTCACTGGCTTCGGTAATGCCAGCGCCGGCTACTTTTTTTACAAGGGTATAAACAACAGCATTTGTCATATCCAAAATTACACTTTCACCACCATCTTACCGCTGTTTTTGCCCGAAAATAATCCCAGCAGGGCGTCGGGCAGATGATCAAAACCTTCGACGATAGTTTCCGTGTATTTTATTTTGCCAGCCTTCACCCATTCCGACAGTTGTTTGATACCTTCCCCGAAACGGGAGGCGTAGTTGCCGATAATGAATCCCTGCATGAGCACACTACGAGTGACGAGGATGTGGAGCAGGCGGGGGCCCATAGACTCTTCCGTGGTGTTATACTGGGAGATCTGCCCGCAGAGCGGAATACGGGCAAAGAAATTCAGATGGTACATCACAGCATCCGTAATTTCACCGCCTACATTGTCGAAGTAAATATCGACACCATTCGGGCAGGCGGCGCCAATGGCCGCACGGATGTCGGGATTGCCTTTGTAATCGATGGCGGCATCGAAGTTAAAGTTATCGGTCAGCAGCTTTATTTTTTCTGTACCTCCTGCGATGCCCACTACGCGGCAGCCCATGATTTTAGCGATTTGTCCGGCTGCAATGCCTACGGCTCCGGCTGCACCGGATATCACTACTGTTTCACCCGGTTTAGGCTTACCTATATCAATGATACCAAAATACGCAGTGAGACCCGGCACGCCCAGTACTCCGAGGTAATAGGTAGGAGGCACGGCGGGATCTGTTTTCCGCAGCTGTTCCGCGGTGAAAATGGCAGCAGTAGCCCAGGGCAGAAATGGCCGTGCGCCGGTAGTCAGCACACGATCGCCTGGTTTGAACTGTTCAGCGCGACTCTCCACCACTTCGCCCACACCGGCACTTTCTATAGGTGCACCAACTACAAAAGGAGGAATGTATGATTTACCATCATTCATACGGCCACGCATATACGGATCAACAGAGAGATAGATTGGTTTTATCAGTACTTCACCTTCATTGAGGGCTGGCAGACTGGTTTCCGTAGTTTTAAAATTGCTGGCGGTGGGTAGTCCGTTGGGGCGGGAAGCCAGCAGGATCTGTTTTACCTTCATACAATGGGATTTTACAATAGTTAACAGGAAAATAATGCTTTTGTTTAGCAGGTGGAATGTCGGTAAATACATTTGAAAAATGTACATTCGGGTTGTAAATTTTTATCATTTAAACTGAATTCTACTATGCGTCTTGATGATGAAGAAATGAGCGACAACGTCGAGAAACGATCCGGTGGTGGTATGCGAACCGTTGGGATCGGCGGCGGTATTGGCGGCATTATCATTCTATTGCTGGCTTTGTTCTTTAAGCAGGACCCTAATCAGGTCATGCAGGCAGTTCAGCAGGCCCAGGGCTCTGGCCAGGGGCAAGGCGAAACGTCAGAGAAACTGACGAAGGCAAATGCGAGCCCTTTTGAAATCATGTCGGCCAAAGTGCTGCGGAGCACGGAGCGGGTATGGACAAAAGAGTTCCAGGACCACGGCAAGAACTATCAGGTGCCGGGAATGGCTTTATTTCAGCAGGGAACCACCTCTGGCTGCGGCCTTGCAGAATCTGCGATGGGCCCGTTCTACTGTCCGGCCGACCGAAAAGTGTACCTTGATGTATCGTTCTTTAATGAACTGGAGCAACAGTTCGGCGTAAAAGGCGATTTTGCCAAGGCTTATGTTATTGCACACGAAGTGGGGCACCATGTACAAAACCTGCTGGGGATCAGCGGTAAGATGCAGGCGATGCGCTCGCGGCTGAGTGAAAAAGAGTACAACAAATTATCGGTTATGCTGGAACTGCAGGCCGATTTCCTGGCGGGTGTCTGGGCTAATCAGGCGAATAAAATCAAGCCATTTCTGGATCCGGGCGATATTGAATCCGGTTTG
The genomic region above belongs to Chitinophaga sp. 180180018-3 and contains:
- a CDS encoding NADP-dependent oxidoreductase, whose translation is MKVKQILLASRPNGLPTASNFKTTETSLPALNEGEVLIKPIYLSVDPYMRGRMNDGKSYIPPFVVGAPIESAGVGEVVESRAEQFKPGDRVLTTGARPFLPWATAAIFTAEQLRKTDPAVPPTYYLGVLGVPGLTAYFGIIDIGKPKPGETVVISGAAGAVGIAAGQIAKIMGCRVVGIAGGTEKIKLLTDNFNFDAAIDYKGNPDIRAAIGAACPNGVDIYFDNVGGEITDAVMYHLNFFARIPLCGQISQYNTTEESMGPRLLHILVTRSVLMQGFIIGNYASRFGEGIKQLSEWVKAGKIKYTETIVEGFDHLPDALLGLFSGKNSGKMVVKV
- a CDS encoding neutral zinc metallopeptidase, with the protein product MRLDDEEMSDNVEKRSGGGMRTVGIGGGIGGIIILLLALFFKQDPNQVMQAVQQAQGSGQGQGETSEKLTKANASPFEIMSAKVLRSTERVWTKEFQDHGKNYQVPGMALFQQGTTSGCGLAESAMGPFYCPADRKVYLDVSFFNELEQQFGVKGDFAKAYVIAHEVGHHVQNLLGISGKMQAMRSRLSEKEYNKLSVMLELQADFLAGVWANQANKIKPFLDPGDIESGLNAASAVGDDRLQKAATGQVVPDAFTHGTSAQRMFWFKKGFESGDVAQGDTGIGLGAW